The Polaribacter sp. HaHaR_3_91 genomic sequence AAAAAACGGAATTAAATTACACGATGGTTTAATTGTGGAATCTGTTTTAATTCCTACAGAAAAAAGAACAACAGCCTGTGTTTCTAGTCAGGTTGGGTGTAGTTTAGATTGTTTATTCTGTGCAACATCACGTTTAAAAAGAATGCGTAATCTAAACCCAGATGAAATTTACGATCAAGTTGTAGTAATCGACAAACAAAGTAGGTTGTATTATGATAAGAAACTAACAAACATTGTTTTTATGGGAATGGGAGAACCTCTTATGAACTATAAAAATGTAATGAAATCTATAGAGATGATTACATCTCCAGAAGGTTTAGGTATGTCATCTAAAAGAATTACTGTTTCTACATCTGGAGTGCCAAAAATGATAAAAATGATGGCAGATGAAGAAGCTAAATTTAATTTAGCAGTTTCTTTACACTCTGCAATCGATGAGATAAGAACTAAGGTAATGCCATTTAATGCTACTTTTCCATTAAAAGATTTAAGAGAGTCTTTAGAATATTGGTACGAAAAAACAGGAAGAGCAATTACGTATGAGTATATTGTTTGGGGAGGTATCAACGATAGAAAAGAAGATATAAAGGCTTTGGTTGCCTTTTGTAAAGCAGTGCCTTGTAAAATCAATTTAATTGAATACAACCCTATTGACGATGGAGAGTTTCAACAAGCAAGTCCGTCTGTAATTAATAATTATATTTCTAACTTAGAAATGAATGATATTACTGTAAATGTTAGAAGAAGTAGAGGTAAGGATATTGATGCTGCTTGTGGGCAATTAGCAAATAAATCTTAAAGAAAATAGCGGTACAGAACTTGTTTCAGTATCTTATTAATTTCCCTATTTTTGACTTTCAAAAACTCATCTAGTACAAATGAAGCCAGTAGAACTTATTAAACTTCCCATTAAAAATGAAATGGAACTCTTTGAAGAAAAGTTCAAGGATTCTATGTTGTCTAAAGTTCCGCTTTTAAACAGAATTACCTATTATATTGTTCGTAGAAAAGGAAAACAAATGCGACCAATGTTTGTCTTTTTAGTGGCAAAAATGGTTTCTAATGGAGGTTTCGATGAAAGAACCTATAGAGGTGCTTCTGTAGTAGAATTGATTCATACCGCTACTTTGGTTCATGATGATGTGGTAGATGAAAGTAATAGAAGACGTGGTTTTTTCTCTGTAAATGCACTTTGGAAAAATAAAATTGCCGTTTTGGTTGGAGATTTTTTATTATCAAAAGGATTGTTGTTATCCATAGATAATGAAGATTTCGATTTGCTAAAACTAATTTCTATTGCCGTTCGTGAAATGAGCGAAGGTGAACTACTTCAGATAGAAAAAGCTAGAAAATTAGATATTACAGAAGAAGTATATTTTGATATCATCAGAAAAAAGACAGCAACATTAATTGCTGCTTGTTGTGGTATTGGAGCTGCTTCTGTCGGTGCAAATCAAGATTGCGTTAGAAAAATGCGAAAATTTGGTGAGTATATTGGTATCGCGTTTCAAATTAAAGATGATTTGTTTGATTATACAGAAGCAAATATTGGGAAGCCAACAGGTATCGATATTAAAGAACAAAAGATGACCTTGCCTTTAATCTATACCTTAAATAACTGTTCTAAAAAGGAGAAAGCTTGGTTGATTAATTCTGTAAAAAAACACAACAAAAATAAAAAACGAGTTAAAGAGGTAATTGCTTTTGTAAAAGAAAAAGGTGGTATAGAATATACAACCACCAAGATGAATGATTACAAAAACAAAGCTTTAGCTATATTAGAAGATTTCCCTACATCTCCATATAAAGACTCTTTATTAGCCATGATAGATTACGTTGTAGAACGTAAAATATAGGTTAACAGACTTTAAAATTATTTTAAATATTCGCTTTTAAAGAAATTACAAAGTTTCTACCTGGAGAAACAATTCCAGAACTATACGGTCTATAACGTTTGTCTGTAATGTTTTCTAATCCTGTAGAAATTAATAAATTATCTGTAAATCTATACGATGTTTTTAAGTTTAACGTAATGTAAGATGGCGAATATGGATTTCCATTTGCATCAATTGCATACATATAATCTTTTGCTTTTTCACTGTCAGGTAAATCTTCATAAGCCACAGAACCACTATAATCTGCATATAGTTGCGCTTTTAATTTACTCGCATTATAAGTTAGGCGTGTAGAACCAAACCAAGGAGCAGCGTGTCTAGAAGGGCTTTTATCTCCATTATCTAATTCTTCTTCTCCTTTTTGATAACTAACTGTTGATGAAAATCCAATTCCACTACCAAGTTCTGCTTCAAAACCTGTCTGAAAACCATACACATGTGCATTGGCAGCATTTTGAATTGCTTGTATTGTACTTAACTCACCATCATATAGCATTTCAGTTTCACCATTTAAAGTATAGTCTCTTTTTACCATGGCGTCTTTTAAATGGGTGTAAAATCCAGTAACTTCTAGCTTTAAATAATCACCAAAGGTTTTTGCTACAGAAACATCTGTATTGTAAGCATATTCAGCTTTTAAATCTGGGTTAGGAACTACGACAGATCCAGGTTCAGAATCGAAAATTTTACCAACATCATCTACATTAGGAGATCGAAAAGCGGTAGAGAAATTTGTACTTAATAACCAATCTTCTTTTGGTCTAAAAACCAAACCTAAGCTACCGGTTAAAGCACCGTCATTTATATTGGCTTCTGTAAAAGGTAAAGGGTAAAAAGTAGTATCGAAAGTAGCGTTTAAGCTGTAAAAATTATAACGCAAACCAGATTGTAAAACCCATTTTTTAGAATGGTTATATTGGTTAGAAACATAAACCCCTAAAGAAGACCAATTAGAATCTGGATATCTACTAGGTCCTGCTTGAGAAATATTGGTATCAATATCTGTGTTTACTCCTGTAGAATTTACATCATTATAAACATATTCTGTTCCGTAAAATAATTTACTTTTTGCACTTAAGCTTTTAGAAAAATCTAAGTTGGTAGAGTAGGCATCTACTCGTTCTGTTCTTGTTTCTCTTTCATTATCATTAAAATCTCTACTAATTCTGCTTTCATCAAATTTTTGATAGGTCAATCTTAAAGTTACATCATCATAAAATGAATTGCTTCCTTTCTTGTTGATTTCAAAATTATTCATCATCCATTTTTGTGGACCGTAGCTCCATTCTCCATAACGAGGATTTCCGTCTTTTGTTCTTAAATGTCTATCGTATCTAGAGTAACTAGAGGTTTCTGATAAGTGAAAACCATATTCAAAATTCCATTTTTCATTTGGTTTAAATCTCACTTTTTGCATCAAGTTGGTTTGTGTGTAACCCGAAGGAGTCTGAATTTTTGGATCTTTATTGGTAATTACAATATCTTCATTGTTCTGTCTTTCAACATATACATTTCTTAAATATTCTTCCAGACCATCGCTTCCCATTCTTAAGTCGCCATAATCATTATAACTTAAACTAGTAACAAATGCCCATTTTTTATAGCCTAGATTAAAATCTGCATGATAGGTTTTTTCTTCATTTGCAGAAGAGAATCGTGTTAAAGCATTTCCTGTAATTAGTGTTTCATCATCTAAAGACAAACTTGGTGATAAGGTTTTAAAACTCATTACAGCACCAATAGCATCACTTCCGTAAATAACAGAACCAGGACCAAAAATGATTTCGGTTTCTTCTATGGCAAAAGGATCTAAAGAAATTACATTCTGAATATTACCAGCTCTAAAAATGGCATTATTCATTCTAACACCATCAATGGTATATAGCAATCTGTTGGTAGCAAAACCTCTAATTAACGGACTTCCGCCTCCTTGTTGGCTTTTCTGCATAAATACTTTACCAGAAACGGTAAGCAAGTCTGCAGCCGTTTGTGTGTTCATTAATGCGATTGCCTTTGGTGATATAACAGTAACTTTAGTAGCTAAATCAGATGTTTTTTGTTTCCATTTTGTAGCAGAAATTACAATTTCATCTATTCTTAATATTGTAGGAGTTAGGTGTACTAGAAAGTTATTTTGTTTAAAAGCTTCGTAACTTTTAATTTTAGTTTTAAAACCAAGAAACCGAACTTCCAATGTTTCCGCATTTATAAAATCACTAATATCTGCTTGTCCTTCTCCGTTTGTAGTAACATAATTATTGGTTTGTTTGTTAAATATAGTTACTTGCTCTAAAGTTTCTTTAGTCTCTTTATTTATTACTGTAAGAATTTGAGAGCTTGTAGTATAGTTTAAGAGTAAAAGGAAAAAAATAAAAGTAATTTTTTTAATCATTTCTAGGTTTTTGGTGTTGATAAATCTCAAGGTTATTTATCAATAATCATGCCTAATGAAGTTGGTATTACAATAATTTTAAGATTTCATTAACACTATTAATTCATCTACAAAATCTCTAGAATTAGATAATCTTGGTACTTTATGTTGGCCTCCTAATTTGTTCTTTTGTTTTAGCCATTTGTAGAATAAACCTTCTTCTGCTTGGTGTACTTTTGGCGCCATTAAAGTGATGTTTAAATAGCGTTTAGCTTCATAATCTGAGTTGATAGATTTTAATGCATTGTCTAAAATTTCAGAAAAATAACCCATAGAATCTGGTTTTTTAGTAAACTCGATTACCCATTCATGACCACCTTTTTCTTTACCTTCCATAAAAATAGGGCCCACAGTATAATCTGCAATGGTAGCAGTTGTTTTTTCGCAGGCTAATTTTAAAGCATCTTCTACGTTTTCTATATTTAATTCTTCACCAAAAACGTTTATATAATGTTTTGTTCTACCTGTAATTTTAATTCTATATGGTTCTAAAGAAGTAAAACGAATGGTGTCTCCAATCAAATAACGCCAAAGACCTCCGTTTGTAGTAATAATTAAAGCGTAATCGATGTCTTTTTTTACATCAGCAAGTGTAATCGTTTTAGAATTTTCTCCTTTATAATCACTCATCGGAATAAACTCATAGAAAATTCCGTAGTCTAGCATTAACAACAATTCTTTGGAATTATTTCTATCTTGAATCGCAAAAAAACCTTCTGAAGCATTGTAAATTTCGTAGTACTTAAAACTATCTTTTGGTATAATTTTTTTATACTGTTCTCTATAAGGATTAAAGTTTACGCCTCCGTGAAAGTAGACTTCTAGGTTTGGCCAAACTTGTAGAATATTATCTTTTCCAGAACGTTCTAAAACTCGGTTTAGCAAAACTAACATCCAACTTGGTACACCTGCTAAACTTGTAATATCTTCATCGATGGTTTCATCAATAATAGCATCCATTTTTGTTTCCCAATCGCTCATTAAAGCAACTTCTTGACTAGGAGCAGAGCTAAAATCTGCCCAAAAAGGCATGTTTTCTATAATAATTGCAGACAAATCTCCAAAATAAGAATTGTTGTCTTGGTACACGTCAGAACTTCCGCCCAAGCGTAATCCTTTTCCAGTAAAAAGCTGAGTATCTTCATTATTATTAATGTATAAACACAACATGTCTTTACCAGCTTTCATGTGGCAATATTCTAAAGCTTCATCAGAAACAGGAATAAATTTACTTTTGGCGTTGGTGGTTCCGCTACTTTTTGCAAACCATTTAATGTCTGTTGGCCAAAATAAATTTTGTTCCCCTTTTCTACACCTTTCTATTAAAGGTTCAAAAGTTTCATATTTCTGAATAGGAACATTTCTTGTGAAATCTGTATGATTTTTTATCTGAGCAAAGTTCTTTTCTTTTCCAAATTTTGTGTTTTTAGCAGTATGAACAAGTTTTAAAAGTAATTCATCTTGTACATCAATGGGGTATTTTAAAAACAGTTCTATTTGATGTTTACGTTTCTTTAAAAACCAAGAAATTATAGAATTGATAATTTGAAAAGCCATAGAAATTCGTAAGTTTGTTTAGAATGATTTTAGAACAAATATTGTTTTAAAACCGAAGTTTAAAAATACAAAATTTGTGCGATGATTTACCAAGGAGTTTTAAAAAAAATGATGACCGAAAATGCAGCTGAAATTCTGTATTATTTAGACATGAAAACTGATTTTATAAACATGAATCAGTTAATAAATAAAGAGATAACTATCCGTTTTGTAACATACGAATGTTTAAATTGTCATTTAGAAAAGAAAATTTATAGACAAGGTTTTTGTAAGTCTTGTTTTTTCGAAATCCCGAGTGCGGCAGATTGGATTATGAAACCAGAATTAAGTAAAGCACATTTAGGTATCGAAGATAGAGATTTGGCTTACGAGCAAGCGATGCAATTAAAACCACATATTGTATACTTGGCAAATTCTAGCAACGTAAAAGTTGGAGTTACAAGAAAACAACAAGTTCCAACCCGTTGGATCGATCAAGGAGCACATGAAGCAATTGAAATACTAGAAGCCCCAAATCGTTATTTAGCAGGAATTACCGAGGTTGCTTTAAAAGAGTATGTTGCAGATAAGACCAATTGGCGTAAAATGCTAAAAAATGATATTGAAGATGTAGATTTGGTAGCTTGGCGCGATAAATTAAAAGAGTTTATCCCAGAAGAAGCAAAGGCATATTTTATTGAAAATAATTCTGAAACACATATCAATTTTCCGGTGATAAAATACCCTGTAAAACCAAAAAGTTTAAACCTGATTAAAACACCAACTTATACAGGGACTTTAGTGGGAATAAAAGGGCAGTATTTAATTTTTGAAGATGAAACCGTTTTTAATGTAAGAAGTAATGAAGGTTTGGTGGTTTCAATAGAAGTATAACTTCTGTTTTCTCCGAGAAATTAGATGTAATCCAACGTTATAATACTAAAAAATACAATTTAAATTTATAAATTATGGCAATTATAAAAGCAGTAAGAGGAAATCATCCGCAAATACCAGAAGATTGTTACGTAGCAGAAAATGCGACAATTGTTGGTGAAGTTTCTCTAGGAAAGGAATGTAGTATTTGGTTTAACGCAGTGCTAAGAGGCGATGTACATTTCATAAAAATTGGTAACAAAGTCAATATTCAAGATGGTGCGGTAATCCATGCAACGTATCAAAAATCACCTACAACAATTGGCAATAATGTGTCTATTGGGCATAATGCAATTGTGCACGGTTGCACAATTCACGATAATGTTTTGGTAGGTATGGGGGCTATTATTATGGACGATTGTGTGGTGGAATCTAATTCAATTATTGCTGCAGGTGCAGTAGTTACTAAGAATACCCGAGTAGAAAGCGGAAGTATTTATGCAGGAGTTCCGGCTAAAAAAGTAAAAGATATTTCGCAAGAATTAATTTCTGGTGAAATTGATAGAATAGCTAATAATTATTTAAAATATTCTAGTTGGTTTAAAGAATAAGATTTGGGAGTTACACAAGGTCGGGCTTTCTCTACTCGCTTTTTTTGAAAACACAAAAAAGAGCTCAAACAAACCGTTCTATCCCTAACGCAAAACCAATTCGTTATAAAAACAAAAACCCGATTTCAATTAAGAAATCGGGTTTTTTCAATCAACTAATCAACCAAAACTAGTTTACTTTTATTTTTTAAGATCTATCACCTCTTTGATCTTTTAGATCCTTTTTTTTCTTTTGTTTTATGCATTGCCATTTTACTTCTGTTTTTATGCATTTTTTCAAACTTGTCAAATTGCTCTTTGCTTAAGATGTCTTTCATACGGTTTTTCATTGCAATCTTGTCATCTAATCGTTTGTTTTGCATTGCAAACATTTCATCTGCCGTTGGTCTTTTTTTATCTTTTCTGTCAGCTTTTCTTTCTGCCATTGCAGCTTGCCTTTCTGCCATTTTAGCCATTAAAATAGGCTTAATTTGGTTTTGTTGTTTTTCAGATAAATCTAGAGTCAATGTCATTTTTTTAACTGCTAAAGTAGCGTGTTGTTCTGCTGTTAATTTAGAGTCTCTTCCTCCATTTCCTCCTCTTTTTTTCTGTGCTTGTGTAGTAAATGTTACTGCAAATACTAATACTAAGATGTTTGCTAATTTTTTCATATTTTTATAATTTTAATGTTTTTATGTATACTTCTTTGACCCATAAAAACTAGAAAGGTTTAATGTAAATTTTTGTTTAACAAGTCTTTAACATTAGTTTAGTGTTGTAAAAGTAAAAACTCGGCCCATAAAGAAACCGAGTTTTTTAATAACCTAATCAACCAAAACTAGTTATTCTTAATTTTTTTTCTTTTTACCTTTCTTTTCAGTATTTCCTTTTTTCTCATTAGCCATTGCTTCAAATTTAGCAAATTGCTCTTTGTCTAAAATACTTTCCATTTTAGTGTTAAAAGCAGCAGCTTTTTCTTTTCTTTCTGCATTTAATTGTTGGCGTTCTTCTTTACTAGGTTTTTCTCCAGAATCTTGTAGAGCTTTCCTTTTTTCCATAGAGGCTTGTCTATCTGCCATCTGTTCTTCTAATAAAGGTTTAATCTCATTTTGCTGATCTGCAGTTAAATTCAAATCTATTGTCATTTTTTTCAACATCTTTTCAGTAGAAGGTTTTCCTCCTTTTTTTTGCGCTTGCGCAGTAAATGTAAAAGCAATTACAAGTACTAAAATAGTTACTATGTTTTTCATTGTTTTTTTGTTTTGTTATTTTTAATTACGCTTCTTGGACTCATAAAAAATGAAAAGGTTTAAATTTGCATTTCTGTTTAATGTATTTTTAAGAAATAAATATGAAAAAATTATTGTGGCTATTTTTATTACTACCAATTCTTACAACTGCTCAAGATAGTATACGTGTAGATATGAGTACTCCTCATGCTACTGTTTATACACATTTATACTTTTTGCAATCGGATTCTTATGAACCTAAAAAAGCAGCAAAAACTATTTTAGGTCTTTCCGAAGAGAAGGCTATTGAAAAAGCGATTAAAATAAAGCAAGTTTTAGACGGTAAGGGTTTGTATGTAGATATGAACAGAGTACCTACCAATGCTAATTATAAAGATACAATTGGGTATTCTTCTTATTTTAGATACGTATTATTTCCTGAAAGAATGCCACAAATTTATGTAGAAAAGATAGGTGATAATTGGTATTATTCAACAGAAACAATTAACAAAATTGAAAGTTTATACAAATCGGTATATCCGTGGTACATTCAAAAATTACAGAATATAATTCCTCTTTCTGGTCATAAAAAGATACTGAATATAGAATTGTGGAAAATTATAGGATTGTTAATACTATTTATTTTAGCCTATATTATTTTCCTAATTGTAAAAAGGATAGCATTTTTTATTTTATTAAAGTTACAACAGCAAATTACAAAGAATACCAATTTAGAAGTTAATAAGGTAATTAAGAAATTGGCACATCCAATAAGTTTATTGGTTGCATTAAGTTTTATAGATAAAGCTTTTCCATCATTACAATTTGGTTTAACCACAAATACTTGGGTGTTTTTGGCTTTAAATATAGCAGAAACAATTTTCTGGATTTATGTTTTTTTAAAATTAGTAAAAGTTGTAATGCGTATATATGGTGAGTTTACAGAAAGAACTCATGGAAGGTTAGATGATCAACTAGTACCTATTTTACATAGTTTTTTAACAGGTGTGGTTATTGTAGTTGGTATTTTAAGATTATTAGTTCTTTTTGGTGTAGATACTACAACAATGATAGCGGGTGCTACTATTGGTGGTTTGGCATTTGCGTTAGCTTCTCAAGACACTGTAAAAAACTTGATTGGTACTATTATGATATTTCTTGATAAACCATTTCATATAGATGATTGGATTGAGGCAGGAGAAGTTGTGGGTACGGTAGAAAGAGTAGGATTTAGGTCTACACAAGTACGTGCTGCAGATACTTCTATTTATCAAATTCCGAATAGTAGATTGTCTGAGTTGGTTATTAATAATAAAGGATTGCGTTTATTTAGAAGATACAATACAAATTTAGGATTGCGTTATGATACGCCACCAGAATTAATTGAGGCTTTTGTTAAGGGCCTTAGAGAAATTATTATTGCACATCCAGAAACACGTTCGGATTCTTATAATGTAGAGTTTACAGGTTTTGGAGACTCTGCTTTGTTGGTGATGGTAAATGTGTATTTTAAGAGTTTAGCTTGGGGTGTAGAGCAATCTTCTAAACACAGATTGCATATTGCTATTGTAAAATTAGCGAAAGAGTTAGGTGTAGATTTTGCTTTTCCTTCTACAACGGTTACTATTGAGAATTTTCCTGAGAAAAAAGGATTAAATCCTAAATACGATATTAATCAAGAAAGAATAGATACTGTGATTGCAACAGTTGTGAACGATTTTAACAAAGAGAATCAGTCAGAAACAGCAAATTAATTCAACAATATTTTAGTACTATAAATTCAAAAGGCAACCTTACTTTTACAGTAAGGTTGCCTTTTTTTTATGATAAAATATTAAAAGGTAGAAATATTATTAGCTACCTATCCGTTTTTAGCCTCTTTAAAAATTTCTCTAACAGCAATTTCGTAGTTTCTTACATTACCTGCCTTTTTAATTTTTTTATAGGTTTTCTGAGGGTTTGAAAAACTTTGAGAAAAATATTCCCAGAAACCAAGCATCTTCATTTTAATAGGAGTAGGACCGGAAAGCGCTGCATCATATTCAGTAAAAATACGATCGTGAAATTCGTTAAAAATATCGAA encodes the following:
- the rlmN gene encoding 23S rRNA (adenine(2503)-C(2))-methyltransferase RlmN, whose product is MTKKKDIRALTKEQLRDFFVENGDKAFRGNQVYEWLWSKSLHTFDAMTNISKETREMLEANFVINHIKVDSMQKSKDGTIKNGIKLHDGLIVESVLIPTEKRTTACVSSQVGCSLDCLFCATSRLKRMRNLNPDEIYDQVVVIDKQSRLYYDKKLTNIVFMGMGEPLMNYKNVMKSIEMITSPEGLGMSSKRITVSTSGVPKMIKMMADEEAKFNLAVSLHSAIDEIRTKVMPFNATFPLKDLRESLEYWYEKTGRAITYEYIVWGGINDRKEDIKALVAFCKAVPCKINLIEYNPIDDGEFQQASPSVINNYISNLEMNDITVNVRRSRGKDIDAACGQLANKS
- a CDS encoding polyprenyl synthetase family protein, whose protein sequence is MKPVELIKLPIKNEMELFEEKFKDSMLSKVPLLNRITYYIVRRKGKQMRPMFVFLVAKMVSNGGFDERTYRGASVVELIHTATLVHDDVVDESNRRRGFFSVNALWKNKIAVLVGDFLLSKGLLLSIDNEDFDLLKLISIAVREMSEGELLQIEKARKLDITEEVYFDIIRKKTATLIAACCGIGAASVGANQDCVRKMRKFGEYIGIAFQIKDDLFDYTEANIGKPTGIDIKEQKMTLPLIYTLNNCSKKEKAWLINSVKKHNKNKKRVKEVIAFVKEKGGIEYTTTKMNDYKNKALAILEDFPTSPYKDSLLAMIDYVVERKI
- a CDS encoding TonB-dependent receptor; translated protein: MIKKITFIFFLLLLNYTTSSQILTVINKETKETLEQVTIFNKQTNNYVTTNGEGQADISDFINAETLEVRFLGFKTKIKSYEAFKQNNFLVHLTPTILRIDEIVISATKWKQKTSDLATKVTVISPKAIALMNTQTAADLLTVSGKVFMQKSQQGGGSPLIRGFATNRLLYTIDGVRMNNAIFRAGNIQNVISLDPFAIEETEIIFGPGSVIYGSDAIGAVMSFKTLSPSLSLDDETLITGNALTRFSSANEEKTYHADFNLGYKKWAFVTSLSYNDYGDLRMGSDGLEEYLRNVYVERQNNEDIVITNKDPKIQTPSGYTQTNLMQKVRFKPNEKWNFEYGFHLSETSSYSRYDRHLRTKDGNPRYGEWSYGPQKWMMNNFEINKKGSNSFYDDVTLRLTYQKFDESRISRDFNDNERETRTERVDAYSTNLDFSKSLSAKSKLFYGTEYVYNDVNSTGVNTDIDTNISQAGPSRYPDSNWSSLGVYVSNQYNHSKKWVLQSGLRYNFYSLNATFDTTFYPLPFTEANINDGALTGSLGLVFRPKEDWLLSTNFSTAFRSPNVDDVGKIFDSEPGSVVVPNPDLKAEYAYNTDVSVAKTFGDYLKLEVTGFYTHLKDAMVKRDYTLNGETEMLYDGELSTIQAIQNAANAHVYGFQTGFEAELGSGIGFSSTVSYQKGEEELDNGDKSPSRHAAPWFGSTRLTYNASKLKAQLYADYSGSVAYEDLPDSEKAKDYMYAIDANGNPYSPSYITLNLKTSYRFTDNLLISTGLENITDKRYRPYSSGIVSPGRNFVISLKANI
- a CDS encoding GH3 auxin-responsive promoter family protein; protein product: MAFQIINSIISWFLKKRKHQIELFLKYPIDVQDELLLKLVHTAKNTKFGKEKNFAQIKNHTDFTRNVPIQKYETFEPLIERCRKGEQNLFWPTDIKWFAKSSGTTNAKSKFIPVSDEALEYCHMKAGKDMLCLYINNNEDTQLFTGKGLRLGGSSDVYQDNNSYFGDLSAIIIENMPFWADFSSAPSQEVALMSDWETKMDAIIDETIDEDITSLAGVPSWMLVLLNRVLERSGKDNILQVWPNLEVYFHGGVNFNPYREQYKKIIPKDSFKYYEIYNASEGFFAIQDRNNSKELLLMLDYGIFYEFIPMSDYKGENSKTITLADVKKDIDYALIITTNGGLWRYLIGDTIRFTSLEPYRIKITGRTKHYINVFGEELNIENVEDALKLACEKTTATIADYTVGPIFMEGKEKGGHEWVIEFTKKPDSMGYFSEILDNALKSINSDYEAKRYLNITLMAPKVHQAEEGLFYKWLKQKNKLGGQHKVPRLSNSRDFVDELIVLMKS
- a CDS encoding DUF2797 domain-containing protein — its product is MIYQGVLKKMMTENAAEILYYLDMKTDFINMNQLINKEITIRFVTYECLNCHLEKKIYRQGFCKSCFFEIPSAADWIMKPELSKAHLGIEDRDLAYEQAMQLKPHIVYLANSSNVKVGVTRKQQVPTRWIDQGAHEAIEILEAPNRYLAGITEVALKEYVADKTNWRKMLKNDIEDVDLVAWRDKLKEFIPEEAKAYFIENNSETHINFPVIKYPVKPKSLNLIKTPTYTGTLVGIKGQYLIFEDETVFNVRSNEGLVVSIEV
- a CDS encoding gamma carbonic anhydrase family protein; this translates as MAIIKAVRGNHPQIPEDCYVAENATIVGEVSLGKECSIWFNAVLRGDVHFIKIGNKVNIQDGAVIHATYQKSPTTIGNNVSIGHNAIVHGCTIHDNVLVGMGAIIMDDCVVESNSIIAAGAVVTKNTRVESGSIYAGVPAKKVKDISQELISGEIDRIANNYLKYSSWFKE
- a CDS encoding Spy/CpxP family protein refolding chaperone translates to MKNIVTILVLVIAFTFTAQAQKKGGKPSTEKMLKKMTIDLNLTADQQNEIKPLLEEQMADRQASMEKRKALQDSGEKPSKEERQQLNAERKEKAAAFNTKMESILDKEQFAKFEAMANEKKGNTEKKGKKKKN
- a CDS encoding mechanosensitive ion channel family protein; the encoded protein is MKKLLWLFLLLPILTTAQDSIRVDMSTPHATVYTHLYFLQSDSYEPKKAAKTILGLSEEKAIEKAIKIKQVLDGKGLYVDMNRVPTNANYKDTIGYSSYFRYVLFPERMPQIYVEKIGDNWYYSTETINKIESLYKSVYPWYIQKLQNIIPLSGHKKILNIELWKIIGLLILFILAYIIFLIVKRIAFFILLKLQQQITKNTNLEVNKVIKKLAHPISLLVALSFIDKAFPSLQFGLTTNTWVFLALNIAETIFWIYVFLKLVKVVMRIYGEFTERTHGRLDDQLVPILHSFLTGVVIVVGILRLLVLFGVDTTTMIAGATIGGLAFALASQDTVKNLIGTIMIFLDKPFHIDDWIEAGEVVGTVERVGFRSTQVRAADTSIYQIPNSRLSELVINNKGLRLFRRYNTNLGLRYDTPPELIEAFVKGLREIIIAHPETRSDSYNVEFTGFGDSALLVMVNVYFKSLAWGVEQSSKHRLHIAIVKLAKELGVDFAFPSTTVTIENFPEKKGLNPKYDINQERIDTVIATVVNDFNKENQSETAN